A portion of the Bradysia coprophila strain Holo2 unplaced genomic scaffold, BU_Bcop_v1 contig_297, whole genome shotgun sequence genome contains these proteins:
- the LOC119079002 gene encoding probable pseudouridine-5'-phosphatase produces MRPVSHVIFDMDGLLLDTEPIYDTVLGDIIESYDKVYSDDLKLKIMGRTDQMFAKIIVGDLSLPITEDEFLDQFYRLCRQRFLNVSLLKGAEQLIKHLHQHNVPFCLATSASLDIAEIKMRSHQHLFDLFSHKVMGSTDPEVKHGKPAPDIFLIAASRFATKPSASDCLVFEDAPNGVKAAVAAGMQCVMVPDVIIADEQRKEATLVLNSLAEFQPEVFGLPPFE; encoded by the coding sequence ATGAGACCCGTATCTCATGTGATTTTTGACATGGACGGCCTGTTACTCGATACTGAGCCCATCTACGACACAGTCTTAGGCGACATCATCGAATCGTACGACAAAGTGTACTCCGacgatttgaaattgaaaattatgggACGAACAGATCAAATGTTTGCGAAAATTATCGTCGGAGACCTGAGCTTACCGATAACGGAAGACGAATTTCTTGATCAATTTTACCGGTTATGCCGGCAACGATTTCTGAACGTAAGTTTATTAAAAGGTGCCGAACAACTGATCAAACATTTACATCAACACAATGTACCATTTTGTTTGGCAACAAGCGCTAGTCTGGATATTgctgaaataaaaatgaggAGCCACCAACATCTGTTCGACTTATTCAGTCACAAAGTAATGGGCTCAACGGATCCAGAAGTGAAACATGGAAAACCAGCACCGGACATATTTCTCATAGCTGCCAGTCGTTTTGCGACTAAGCCCAGTGCGAGTGACTGCTTGGTATTCGAAGATGCACCGAATGGAGTGAAAGCAGCCGTAGCAGCGGGAATGCAATGTGTAATGGTACCGGATGTGATTATAGCTGACGAGCAGCGAAAAGAAGCTACGCTGGTTTTGAATTCGTTGGCCGAATTTCAACCGGAAGTTTTCGGTCTACCTCCGTTTGAATGA